In the Blautia coccoides genome, ATTGTCTGATACAGACTATGGAGGAGCTGAAGGCACGGAATATCTTGTATGGGGTGTCCATAACCGTGACAAAGGAGAACATGGAGGAGGTTACTGCGGATGTATTTCTTCAAAAGCTTTCTCTGCTTGGCTGCAAAGCGGTCATCTATGTGGAATATGTGCCTGTAGACAGGGATACGGTGAATTTGGCCCCGGACGATAAGGACAGGACATTTATGGCCGCCAGACTTGATATTTTACGAGAAACGCAGAGGAATATGCTGCTGATCTCCTTTCCAGGGGATGAGAGAGCGTCCGGAGGCTGCCTTGCAGCAGGGCGGGGTTTTTTCCATATCAATGCCAAAGGGGGAGCAGAGCCTTGTCCGTTTTCTCCTTATTCGGACACCAGCCTGCAGGATATAAGCCTTAGGGAGGCCATGAACTCACCGCTGTTTAGCAGACTGAGAGAAAATGGAAATCTTGCAGAGACACATAAAGGGGGCTGCGTATTGTTTGAACAGGAGCAGACCGTAAAAGAATACCTGAAAGGGATATGATAAAGTTATGTCAACGAAAGAGCGGATCGTGGAGGAGGCCCTGACTCTTTTTTCGAGCAGAGGGTATCAGGGAACCAGTGTGAAAAATATTGCGGATGCGGTGGGAATCAGGGACAGTTCCCTGTATAAGCACTTTAAAAGCAAAAAAGAAATATTTGAGACTATTGTGGAGGAGATGGCTAAGAGGATGGAGGCCATGAGCCATACCTTTGGCCTTCCGGATGACACCTCTGTGGAGGCGGCAGCATTTGCTTACGGAGGGATAACCGAGGATGAACTGGTGGAGCTGAGCAAAAATGTCTTTCTGTTCTACCTCCGTGATTCCTTTGCGGGAAGGTTTCGCAGAATGTTGACCATAGAACAGTACCGGGACAGAGAAATTGCAGCAGTATACAGGAAGATTTATATGGAGGACAGTATCCGTTATCAGACGGTTTTGTTTGAGGAGATGATACGTCAGGGTGTATTTGCAGAAGCGGATGCCAGGGCTATGGCAATTAATTTTTACGCTCCTATATTTTTCCTTCTGAATAAATACGACAGTCAGGACTGCGATGTGGAGGAAGGGCTTGGGGAACTGGAACGTCAGGTAAGAGAATTTGCCCGCATATACCATAAATAATGAAAGGGCAGAGAAAGAACACCATTTGCCTGAATTGCCGGGATATCAGAAGAAGCGGGGGAGTGATAGAGATTGAGGAATGACAGATTTATTAAAGAGGCCAGGATTGACTGGGATAAAATAGATGAGGACAGCTATTTGAGGGGAATACCTGTTATCAGCAGTACAGACAGTGTTTTATTTGACAATAATATCGTGTTTTTTGTCGGGGAGAATGGAACCGGGAAATCCACACTTTTGGAGGCGGTCGCAGTAGCCTACGGTTTCAACCCCGAAGGTGGGACAAAGAATTACAATTTTTCTACTTTTGAAAGCCATTCGGAGCTTTACCGGGCAGTTTCGCTTGTAAAGGGGACGAAACGTCCAAGGAGCAGTTATTTTCTTCGGGCAGAGAGCTTTTATAACGTGGCCACCAAGGCAGAGGATTACAGGGAGCCTGGGGAAGATCCCAATGTCTATTATGCCCGTTATGGAGGAAAATCCCTGCATGAACAGTCCCATGGAGAGAGTTTACTGGCTTTGATACAGGGGACATTTGGAGAGGAAGGCATGTTTATACTGGATGAACCGGAAGCAGCCCTGTCTCCTCAGAGACAGCTTACCCTTCTTTTGTATATTCACAGAATGGCCCAGAAAGGTTCCCAGTTTATTATCGCAAGCCACTCCCCCATTTTGCTGGGGATTCCACAGGCAAAAATTCTGTCCTTTGATGACGGCATAATACATGAATGCAGATATGAGGAAACAGAGAGTTATCAGGTGACGGAAATGTTTATTAACAGCCGGGAGTATTTGCTTCACAGGCTGCTGACAGAGGGTGAGTAAAGGCATATGCATAACAACATGGGTGATACAAAGAAGAAGAATACAAAGAAAAATAATACAAAAAATAAAAGTAGTAAAAGAAACAGAAGGACACAATTGCTTCAGTGTTTGGCAGGAATGGCGGTGGGAGGTGCCGGTGGGTACTTTGGCATGAAGTATGTGGAGAAGATGCACGGGGGATCTCTGAAACCAGCGGAAATTCTCGTAGGATTGATCTGGCTGGTGATCTGTCTTTATGCAGCGGCTTTTTTACACGTTATTGTACACGAGGCAGGACATCTTGTCTGCGGACTTCTGAGCGGATATAAATTTTCTTCTTTCCGTGTGGGAAGGATCATTGCGGCAAAGAAAAAGGATGGAATAAGATGGGGACGTTATTCCCTGATGGGAACCGGCGGACAGTGTCTGCTGGCTCCGCCGGAGTTAGTGGATGGGAAGATGCCATATATCCTGTATAATCTGGGAGGGAGCCTTTTTAATCTGCTCCTTGCCTTGGCTGCCCTGCTTCTTTGTCTGGGAGTGGAAGGGCATGGTTATCTACAGATTTTGTTTATGGCACTTTTTATTGTAGGCATCTTTCTTTCGTTGATGAATGCAGTTCCTCTGCCGGTGGGAGGCGTGAACAATGATGGATACAATGCTTTATATCTGGGAAAAGATAAAGAAGCTGTGAGTTGTTTCTGGCTGCAGCTCAAGATAAATGAACAGCTTACCCTGGGAAAGCGCCTCAGGGATATGCCCGGGGAGTGGTTTGCGCCTGTACCGGAGGAGAAGTGGAGTAATGCCATGTGTGCTTCTACGGAAGTCCTTGCAGTCAGCCGTGCCATTGATGAAAAAGAATTTGGCACAGCCCTTAAAATGGGGGAAAAGCTATTGGAGAAAGCAGCCGGACTTATAGGAATTCAAAGATATGCGCTGAAGGGGGAAATGATTTTCTGCAGACTTATGCTGGATGGGCCGGGAGAAGAACTTCGCAGAGAATACAGGGAGAAAGGATTTCAGGAGTTTCTGAAGCGTTCAGTCTACATGTTGTCTGTTCTACGTCTTCAGTACGCCTGCAAACGAATACTCGACCCGGATGAGGAGGCGGCACAAAAATGTCTGGAGCTTTTTGATAAGGTGAGCAGACGCTATCCTTTTGATGGGGATAAGGAGAGCGAGAGAGAATTGATTTCTAATATAGACAATGTTGACAGCAGTCTATTGACTGGTCTGGATGAATAGGAAAGGGGTAATATGCTGTTTTTAGAGGAGACTTTGAAAGAAATTGCCAGCCTGGCGATTCTATTGTTTGAATATATCGGTGTAGTGGTTATTATCTTTGCCGGTATCCGCGGGATTATTCACTATATAAAACGGGATCCCAATACAAAATTGCTACTTGCAAAAGGCCTTGCCATGGGATTGGAGTTTAAACTGGGGAGCGAGATTCTGCGTACTGTTGTTGTCAGGGATCTGTCGGAAATTTATATTGTAGCCGGCATTATTGTACTGCGGGCCATTTTGACGATCCTGATTCATTGGGAAATTAAAAATGATGAGGGTGAGCCGTAACAATAACGTGGAATAGAACATTGACGTGAAAAGAAGCACCGGGAAACGAAAAAACTGCCGTGATGATTTTCTGTATTATAAAGCAGATAACCATCACGGCAGTTTTTAGTTAATAAAACGGTTTTAAGAAAGGATAATTTATACAATGTATTTTATTGATTTCTGTAATATGACGGACTATGTCCCAGAGTCCTTTTAAAGACTTTGAAAAAGTGTGATTCGTATTCGTATCCGAGCAGGTACGCAATTTCCTTGTAGGGCATATCCGTCTGCGTAATAAATTCAACCGCTTTTTCCATTTTTAGTTTTTCAATATACTGATGGGGGGATAATCCCAGTTTTTTCATAAAACAGCGATACAATTGAGAGGCGCTGATATTGCATTCCTCGGCTAAATCCTGTACCTGCAGCGGGATACGGAAATTGTGTTCTATAAAGCGGGTGGCAATGGTAATGTAATTCTGCGTGACAGGACTCTTGTCAGCATCCATATAGTTGATAATGCAGGCAGCCACCTGATAAAAATGACCTAAAAGAGTTTCCTGTGCCCTCTGAGGATATCGTACTTCCTTGAACATGGTTTCCATGTGAGACAGCAGGCAATCGTCTTTGTCATAGTGAAATGTCAGGCTGTCTTCGTGAAGGTTCATGCGTTTGAGAAAATACTCGGCTTTCCTGCCCGAAAATCCGATCCAGTATACACTCCAGGGATCCTCTTTGTCAGCTTGATAGATAACGGTGGTCCGGGGCGGAACGAGAAATCCGTCTTTGTCGTGGAGATGGTATGTGCGTCCATTGACCTGATATATCCCTGAGCCGGACACGATATAGTGAAAAATGTAATACTCTCTCCAGTCATATCCATAAGTATAGCCGGCAGAATTCCTGGAAAATCCCACATTTTTTATGACAATATCCAAGTCCTGCGCCATATCTTTCTCTTCCAGAAAAAAATCATTGGTAAACATGATAATCCTCCATTAGCCTGTCTGTATATATGCGATGATCTATCTGTCCTGTTCCTCTGTACCAGTATATTCCTGTTAAACTAAGAATGCAAGAAATGTATAATGAAATAATAGATTTGTTGATGATAATAATAAATAAAAACAATTATAATATTAGCTATAAACAGCGGATATTAAAAAAGAAAAATGTACATGTACAATCAAAACAAGAAAAAATATTAATAATAAAAAAAGGAGAATGTAAAAATGTATAAGAAAAAAATGGTAAAAATGCTGGCCTTGGGGACAAGCCTTATACTTGGTACTGCGATATTGGCAGGATGCGGAAGCGGTAAAGGGAAAGAAGCAGGAGAAGAACAGAACAGTAAAGTTACGCTTACCTTTTCTATATGGGATAAGCTTCAGCAGGAGGGGATGCAGAATATGGTGGATGCTTTTGAAAAGGAGAATCCGAATATTCATGTTAAGGTAGAATATACTCCCTGGGAGCAATATTGGACAAAACTTCAGGCGTCAGGGACAAGTGACAGTCTTCCGGATGTCTTCTGGATGCACCCGGAACAAGTATATACATATGCAGAAGGGGGCAAGCTGCTTGATATGAGCAGTAAAATTGAGGAAAGTTCTGTGACAGACCTGAGCAAATTCCCTCAGAATATTAACGATGATTTTAATGTGGACGGCAGACAGTATGCGATTCCGAAAGATTATTCCACCTTTGGATTATGGTATAACAAGGATCTTTTTGATGCTCGTGGTATGGCATATCCGGATGATACCTGGGATTGGAATAAACTGAAAGAGGCCGCTGCACAGCTGACTGACAAGGAAAACGGCGTTTATGGAATGTTGGTCCAGTATAATACAAATGATGCTGCATATCATTATATCTGGCAGAATGAAGGGGATATCATCAATGAGGAGGAGACAAAATCGCTGTATGATGACAAAAATACAATAGAAGCCATTGAGTATATGGTGGATTTTATCGAGAAGGGATACTCTCCGACCATGACAGATTACGCAAATACCACTGCAGACCAGTATTTTGAATCCGGAAAGGCAGCAATGCATATCGGTGGGTCATGGATGGCAAGTGAATATCTGGGGATAGACGGACTGAACTGTGACGTGGCGCCTTTAGCCAAGGGGAAGATCAGGGCAGACCTCTGCGGAGGTATGGGATACAGTATTGCTGCTAATACAAAGAATCCTGAGGAAGCCTGGAAATTCGTGGAGTTTTTGTCTGGTGAGAAGGCGAACACTATACAGTCAGAATCAGGTGCGGCAATATCTGCCTATAAAGGAACACAGAAACCATGGCTGGAGCGCTTTCCTGACATCCATGCCCAGGTGTTCGTAGATGCATCCGAATATGGATTTTCCAGCCAGTATTGTGCCACCAGAAGCGAGTGGGTAAATATAGAAGAGGATTACATGACACAGATTTTTTCCGGTACACTTCCCGTGGAGGAAGGATGCAAAACTCTTGCCGGGAAAGTAGATGAGATTTTACAGTAACAGTAAAACTTATAAGACTATAAGAGGAAGAAAATATGGCCGGTGGGACTTCCTGCCGGTCAGGGGAGGCAAAATATGAAAAGAAAACAGATAAAGAGATATATGTGGGCATATGGATTTATTGCTCCCAGTCTCATTCTGATTTGTGTGTTGAATTTATGGCCGATTCTACAGACGTTCTATTTCAGTTTGAATGAGGTCAGGGGATTTCAAAGCCCGGTATTTGTGGGGCTGTCCAATTATATGACCTTGTTTGGGGATGAGGAATTCTGGAAGTCACTTGTGAATACCTGCATTTATACTGTTGTTACAGTGCCTGTAGGGGTGATTCTGTCCTTGATCACTGCTGTATTCCTAAATGCTTCCATTAAGGGAAAGTCCTTTTTCAGGGTACTGTATTTCCTTCCGGTGATCTCAGCGCCTGCTGCTGTGGCTATGGTCTGGCGGTGGCTGTATAATTCGGATTTTGGACTCATTAACTATATACTGTCCGTATTACACATTCAGGGACCAAACTGGATCGCGGATTCCCGGGTTGTTCTGGGATCGGTGATGATAGTGGGGATCTGGTCCTTGGTGGGATATAATATGGTTATTCTTCTTGCAGGTCTCCAGGATATTCCTGGGTCTTACTATGAAGCGGCTCAGATTGACGGCGCAGATTCTTTGAAACAGTTTCTACATATTACGGTGCCTCTGGTGTCGCCCACACTATTTTTTGTGGTACTGACCACAATGATCAGCTCTCTTCAGGTATTCGACCATATCTACATGATGCTTGACAGTACCAATCCAGCATTGAAATCCGGGGAGTCTATTGTATATCTGTTTTATAAATATACCTTTGCAAATAATAATAAAGGCTACGGTTCAGCCATTGCCACTGTTCTTCTGTTCCTTGTTATGCTGCTGACAGTGATTCAGATGAAGGTGCAGAAAAAATGGGTTCATTATCAGTGACGGGAGGAGAAGAATGGAGACAACAGTAATTACGGAAATCTGCAGGGATATCTGGGCTGTCAATGAGCTGGATAAAATAACAATGTATCTGATTAATGGGACAGAATCCGCACTTTTGATAGATACAGGCCTGGGAATCACTGATTTAAAGAAAGTAATTCGGGAGAAATGCGGGGATAAACCGGTGACGGTTGTTAATACACATGCGCATTTGGACCACAACTCGGGAAATAATCAATTCCAGACAGTATACGTGGGCAGGTTTGATGAACCTTTTTCCCATACTTCAGTGGGAGAGCGGGAGCGCAGGGTAATAGAGGAGATGTATTTTGATGGTGCTGCAGAAGGTGACATAGACAGAAAAAAGTGGATGCCCGGTACAGCACCCAAAGTCAGGACACTGAGGGATGGGGATAAACTGGATATAGGCGGTTATATCTTTAGAGTTCTTGAGATACCAAGCCACAGCATTGGTTCTATTGCGTTACTGGAAGAAGAAAAATCATGGCTGTTTACCGGTGACGTATTGTTGACATGGGAAGTGTGGGGACATTTGGGCATAGGAATGTTAAGCCCGTCAGTGACCTTGTGTGAATATAGGGAAAGCCTCAGAAAGCTGAAAAGGTATGTGGATAAAACAACGATCATCTTTCCGTCTCACGGCAGGAGAGAGAGTCCCGAAGGGTGCAGCCAGTTCCGGCTCTGCCCTGAAATCATCAATATTTATCTGGAGGGGATCACAAAAATTATTGAGGGTGAATGGCGGGGTGAGCGTTATGAGTCTAGATTTCACGACGGACTGGTTAAAACGTTCAAACTGGGTGGAATTGTATATGATGAAGACAGAATCGGTTAGCAGCACATGGCTTGAAAGCTGCTTTAGGAAGGAGTGAAAATCGTGAAGAAAAAATCAGTTGGAAGTCATCTGGCTATATATCTGCTGCTGACAATAGGGGCTATTGCTATGGTATTTCCCTTTGTGTGGAGTGTACTGACTTCTTTTAAATCGCTTTCTGAATCATTAAAGGTACCTCCCGCCATTTTTCCTGAAGGCTGGAATGTTATGAATTACAGGGATGTGTGGAGCGCGCTGCCTTTTGGAAGTTTTTTTGCCAATACGGCGCTCATGATCGTGTTTAGAATCTTATTTTCAACAATTTTAAGTGCCCTAGCTGCTTATGCATTTGCGCGGATGGAATTTCCGTTTAAGAATCTGCTGTTTGTTCTTGTACTTATGCCTATGATGGTGCCGTCTCAGATCTTTATACTGCCTCAGTACCTAATCGTGTCGGACTTGGGCTGGCAGAATACAATAAAGGCCCTGGTAATTCCGGGAATGGCCAGTACCTTCGGTATTTTTCTGTTGAGGCAGTTTTTCATGGGAATTCCCAGGGAGCTGGAAGAGGCGGCTGTGCTGGACGGATGTAATCCGGGACAGATTTTTTTGAAGGTCATGCTGCCGCTGGCAAAATCAGGGATAGCTTCACTGGCTATTTTTACGGCACTTTTTGCTTATAAAGATCTGCTGTGGCCTTTGGTAGTCAATACATCGGTGGAAAAGATGCCGCTTTCCTCTGGGCTGGCCATGCTTCAGGGGCAATATACAACGAATTACCCACAGCTTATGGCAGGATCTGTGATTGCAATTATCCCCATGGTGATTCTGTTTCTTCTTTTTCAGAAGCAGTTCGTAGAGGGAATTGCAACTACAGGGACTAAGGGGTAAAAAGTATAAACAAAAACACTTAAAAAAATTGACAAAGACCTATTTCTGTGCTAAACTGGACAAGCGACAGTGGAAGTAGGTCTTTTTTTTGTGCCTAATTTTCAGGAGTAAAAGAGATCTTGTCGCAGGAAACCGAAACGTTGCATGCGGCAGAGACGTGAATCTGCCGGAGATAAAAGACACATGGAGGTGGAGAAGTCGTGCGCGTAAAAATAACATTGGCATGTACTGAATGTAAACAGCGTAATTACAACATGACAAAGGAAAAAAAGAACCATCCGGAACGTATGGAGACAAAAAAATACTGTAAGTTCTGCAAGGCTCACACTATGCACAAAGAAACCAAATAATTGGGCTCGAGAGGTGAAGCTATGGATGCAGAAAAGAAAGTAAAAGCTCCTAAGAAGAACTGGACCAAAGGACTTCAGGCTGAATTCAAGAAGATCATCTGGCCTGACAGGCCGACGCTGGTAAAGCAGACCGTTGCGGTTGTAGTGATCACTGCCATTCTGGGAGTGCTCATTGCCGTGATTGACAGCGGAGCCCTGCAGATTCTGAATCTATTAATCAAATAAGGACAAGGTGAATTTATGTCAGAGACAAATTGGTATGTTGTGCATACCTATTCAGGGTATGAGAACAAGGTAAAAGCCAACATTGACAAGACAATTGAAAACAGACACCTGGAAGATCAGATTTTGGAAGTCCGTGTTCCCATGGAGGACGTTGAGGAAATGAAAAACGGCCAGAAAAAACTGGTGCAGAAGAAGATGTTTCCGGGCTATGTCCTTATTAACATGGTGATGAATGATGACACCTGGTATGTCGTAAGAAATACACGTGGTGTTACAGGATTCGTTGGTCCGGGGTCAAAACCGGTTCCCTTGACAGAGGAAGAGATGGACCGTCTGGGCATCCGGAACGTAACCGTCCAGGTTGACTTTGAAGAGGGTGACAGTGTTGTTGTTACAGGTGGTGTTTGGAAAGATACTGTGGGCGTTGTCCAGAGCATCAATGAAGCAAAGCAGATCGTAACAATAAATGTTGAGCTGTTTGGCCGCGAAACGCCAGTAGAAATCAGTTTCGCAGAAGTTAAGAAAATGTAACGAAGATGAAAGGGCCATACGTCACATGGCTCGTGGGAGGGAAATCCCCGACATTACCACATAATTAGGAGGTGCCGAAAATGGCAAAGAAAGTAACAGGCTATATTAAATTACAGATTCCTGCTGGAAAGGCAACACCAGCACCACCGGTTGGACCTGCTCTGGGTCAGCACGGTGTAAACATTGTACAGTTTACAAAGGAATTCAATGCGAGAACAGCAGATAAGGGTGATCTGATCATCCCGGTTGTTATCACAGTATATGCGGACAGAAGTTTCAGCTTTATAACCAAAACTCCGCCGGCAGCAGTTCTGTTGAAGAAAGCCTGCAACCTGAAATCCGGTTCAGGTGTTCCGAACAAAACTAAAGTCGCTACAATTTCCAAGGCTAAGATCCAGGAAATCGCAGAGATGAAAATGCCGGACTTAAATGCAGGTTCCTTAGAAGCAGCAATGAGCATGATTGCAGGTACTGCAAGAAGTATGGGAATCACTGTAGAGGAATAAGGCCAGGCCTTGCCTTTTGAACTATTGAAACGAACGTGGGAGGGACATTCCCGCAATTACCACTAGGAGGTTATTTAATATGAAACGCGGAAAGAAATATGTAGAGGCTGCAAAAGCAGTTGATCGCGCAAACTTATATGATACAGAAGAAGCTATCGCTTTAGTTAAGAAAACAGCAGTAGCTAAATTTGACGAAACAATCGAAGCTCATATCAGAACAGGTTGTGACGGACGTCATGCAGACCAGCAGATTCGTGGTGCAGTTGTACTGCCTCACGGAACCGGTAAAACTGTTCGTGTATTAGTATTTGCAAAGAATGCCAAAGCTGACGAGGCTCAGGCTGCAGGTGCAGACTATGTTGGAGCTGAGGAACTGATTCCGAAGATCCAGAACGAAGGCTGGTTAGATTTTGATGTTGTTGTTGCTACACCGGATATGATGGGTGTTGTTGGACGTCTGGGTCGTGTACTCGGACCGAAAGGCTTAATGCCAAACCCGAAAGCCGGAACCGTAACAATGGACGTTACAAAAGCTATTCAGGATATCAAAGCTGGTAAGATTGAATATCGTCTTGATAAAACAAACATCATTCACGTGCCAATCGGAAAAGCTTCTTTCACAGAGG is a window encoding:
- the rpmG gene encoding 50S ribosomal protein L33, which produces MRVKITLACTECKQRNYNMTKEKKNHPERMETKKYCKFCKAHTMHKETK
- a CDS encoding MBL fold metallo-hydrolase, which produces METTVITEICRDIWAVNELDKITMYLINGTESALLIDTGLGITDLKKVIREKCGDKPVTVVNTHAHLDHNSGNNQFQTVYVGRFDEPFSHTSVGERERRVIEEMYFDGAAEGDIDRKKWMPGTAPKVRTLRDGDKLDIGGYIFRVLEIPSHSIGSIALLEEEKSWLFTGDVLLTWEVWGHLGIGMLSPSVTLCEYRESLRKLKRYVDKTTIIFPSHGRRESPEGCSQFRLCPEIINIYLEGITKIIEGEWRGERYESRFHDGLVKTFKLGGIVYDEDRIG
- the rplA gene encoding 50S ribosomal protein L1; this encodes MKRGKKYVEAAKAVDRANLYDTEEAIALVKKTAVAKFDETIEAHIRTGCDGRHADQQIRGAVVLPHGTGKTVRVLVFAKNAKADEAQAAGADYVGAEELIPKIQNEGWLDFDVVVATPDMMGVVGRLGRVLGPKGLMPNPKAGTVTMDVTKAIQDIKAGKIEYRLDKTNIIHVPIGKASFTEEQLADNFQTLMGAITKAKPSTLKGQYLKSVTLASTMGPSVKLNPVKLAQ
- a CDS encoding DUF1622 domain-containing protein is translated as MLFLEETLKEIASLAILLFEYIGVVVIIFAGIRGIIHYIKRDPNTKLLLAKGLAMGLEFKLGSEILRTVVVRDLSEIYIVAGIIVLRAILTILIHWEIKNDEGEP
- a CDS encoding carbohydrate ABC transporter permease is translated as MKRKQIKRYMWAYGFIAPSLILICVLNLWPILQTFYFSLNEVRGFQSPVFVGLSNYMTLFGDEEFWKSLVNTCIYTVVTVPVGVILSLITAVFLNASIKGKSFFRVLYFLPVISAPAAVAMVWRWLYNSDFGLINYILSVLHIQGPNWIADSRVVLGSVMIVGIWSLVGYNMVILLAGLQDIPGSYYEAAQIDGADSLKQFLHITVPLVSPTLFFVVLTTMISSLQVFDHIYMMLDSTNPALKSGESIVYLFYKYTFANNNKGYGSAIATVLLFLVMLLTVIQMKVQKKWVHYQ
- a CDS encoding TetR/AcrR family transcriptional regulator; its protein translation is MSTKERIVEEALTLFSSRGYQGTSVKNIADAVGIRDSSLYKHFKSKKEIFETIVEEMAKRMEAMSHTFGLPDDTSVEAAAFAYGGITEDELVELSKNVFLFYLRDSFAGRFRRMLTIEQYRDREIAAVYRKIYMEDSIRYQTVLFEEMIRQGVFAEADARAMAINFYAPIFFLLNKYDSQDCDVEEGLGELERQVREFARIYHK
- a CDS encoding ABC transporter substrate-binding protein produces the protein MYKKKMVKMLALGTSLILGTAILAGCGSGKGKEAGEEQNSKVTLTFSIWDKLQQEGMQNMVDAFEKENPNIHVKVEYTPWEQYWTKLQASGTSDSLPDVFWMHPEQVYTYAEGGKLLDMSSKIEESSVTDLSKFPQNINDDFNVDGRQYAIPKDYSTFGLWYNKDLFDARGMAYPDDTWDWNKLKEAAAQLTDKENGVYGMLVQYNTNDAAYHYIWQNEGDIINEEETKSLYDDKNTIEAIEYMVDFIEKGYSPTMTDYANTTADQYFESGKAAMHIGGSWMASEYLGIDGLNCDVAPLAKGKIRADLCGGMGYSIAANTKNPEEAWKFVEFLSGEKANTIQSESGAAISAYKGTQKPWLERFPDIHAQVFVDASEYGFSSQYCATRSEWVNIEEDYMTQIFSGTLPVEEGCKTLAGKVDEILQ
- the rplK gene encoding 50S ribosomal protein L11, coding for MAKKVTGYIKLQIPAGKATPAPPVGPALGQHGVNIVQFTKEFNARTADKGDLIIPVVITVYADRSFSFITKTPPAAVLLKKACNLKSGSGVPNKTKVATISKAKIQEIAEMKMPDLNAGSLEAAMSMIAGTARSMGITVEE
- a CDS encoding site-2 protease family protein, yielding MLQCLAGMAVGGAGGYFGMKYVEKMHGGSLKPAEILVGLIWLVICLYAAAFLHVIVHEAGHLVCGLLSGYKFSSFRVGRIIAAKKKDGIRWGRYSLMGTGGQCLLAPPELVDGKMPYILYNLGGSLFNLLLALAALLLCLGVEGHGYLQILFMALFIVGIFLSLMNAVPLPVGGVNNDGYNALYLGKDKEAVSCFWLQLKINEQLTLGKRLRDMPGEWFAPVPEEKWSNAMCASTEVLAVSRAIDEKEFGTALKMGEKLLEKAAGLIGIQRYALKGEMIFCRLMLDGPGEELRREYREKGFQEFLKRSVYMLSVLRLQYACKRILDPDEEAAQKCLELFDKVSRRYPFDGDKESERELISNIDNVDSSLLTGLDE
- a CDS encoding AAA family ATPase produces the protein MRNDRFIKEARIDWDKIDEDSYLRGIPVISSTDSVLFDNNIVFFVGENGTGKSTLLEAVAVAYGFNPEGGTKNYNFSTFESHSELYRAVSLVKGTKRPRSSYFLRAESFYNVATKAEDYREPGEDPNVYYARYGGKSLHEQSHGESLLALIQGTFGEEGMFILDEPEAALSPQRQLTLLLYIHRMAQKGSQFIIASHSPILLGIPQAKILSFDDGIIHECRYEETESYQVTEMFINSREYLLHRLLTEGE
- a CDS encoding AraC family transcriptional regulator codes for the protein MFTNDFFLEEKDMAQDLDIVIKNVGFSRNSAGYTYGYDWREYYIFHYIVSGSGIYQVNGRTYHLHDKDGFLVPPRTTVIYQADKEDPWSVYWIGFSGRKAEYFLKRMNLHEDSLTFHYDKDDCLLSHMETMFKEVRYPQRAQETLLGHFYQVAACIINYMDADKSPVTQNYITIATRFIEHNFRIPLQVQDLAEECNISASQLYRCFMKKLGLSPHQYIEKLKMEKAVEFITQTDMPYKEIAYLLGYEYESHFFKVFKRTLGHSPSYYRNQ
- the secE gene encoding preprotein translocase subunit SecE, translated to MDAEKKVKAPKKNWTKGLQAEFKKIIWPDRPTLVKQTVAVVVITAILGVLIAVIDSGALQILNLLIK
- a CDS encoding carbohydrate ABC transporter permease, producing MKKKSVGSHLAIYLLLTIGAIAMVFPFVWSVLTSFKSLSESLKVPPAIFPEGWNVMNYRDVWSALPFGSFFANTALMIVFRILFSTILSALAAYAFARMEFPFKNLLFVLVLMPMMVPSQIFILPQYLIVSDLGWQNTIKALVIPGMASTFGIFLLRQFFMGIPRELEEAAVLDGCNPGQIFLKVMLPLAKSGIASLAIFTALFAYKDLLWPLVVNTSVEKMPLSSGLAMLQGQYTTNYPQLMAGSVIAIIPMVILFLLFQKQFVEGIATTGTKG
- the nusG gene encoding transcription termination/antitermination protein NusG → MSETNWYVVHTYSGYENKVKANIDKTIENRHLEDQILEVRVPMEDVEEMKNGQKKLVQKKMFPGYVLINMVMNDDTWYVVRNTRGVTGFVGPGSKPVPLTEEEMDRLGIRNVTVQVDFEEGDSVVVTGGVWKDTVGVVQSINEAKQIVTINVELFGRETPVEISFAEVKKM